The following proteins are co-located in the Dyadobacter chenwenxiniae genome:
- a CDS encoding helix-turn-helix domain-containing protein, with protein MKNQTDIRELFTPMQPQVAPLSEKIFIIEVLPDVRLQPYIWCYWEIKSREPLEEDFFCKIASDGCIDIFVDINNPYQSYAMGFYNRSSTYLLGSCFHYAGVRFLPGMFSFLFNTKASELSNAVEFMDAVHKNTSKFLIENIRPGDSIHEIRSVFDRYFMQNLHHVGNEFDPRVYEAILIILKNTKSLNIENDVSKIVGVSPRHLRRLFDFYIGHNIKSFARVVRFQNYLRAHSESVNMAPGSLYYDFGYYDQGHFIKEFKTFSGDTPSKTLSLSSRQLYLLS; from the coding sequence ATGAAAAATCAAACCGATATAAGGGAACTTTTCACTCCAATGCAGCCACAAGTTGCCCCGTTAAGCGAAAAGATATTCATCATAGAGGTTCTTCCGGATGTGCGTCTTCAGCCTTATATATGGTGTTATTGGGAGATCAAATCTCGCGAACCCTTAGAGGAAGATTTTTTCTGTAAAATCGCCTCCGACGGCTGCATCGATATTTTTGTTGATATTAACAATCCCTACCAGAGTTATGCAATGGGTTTCTACAATAGAAGCTCAACATACCTGCTTGGAAGTTGCTTTCATTATGCAGGTGTAAGATTTCTTCCGGGTATGTTTTCATTCCTATTTAATACCAAGGCCTCAGAGCTAAGCAATGCCGTTGAGTTCATGGACGCAGTTCATAAAAATACATCAAAGTTCCTAATTGAGAACATTCGTCCGGGTGACAGCATTCATGAAATCAGGTCTGTTTTCGATAGGTATTTCATGCAGAATCTTCATCATGTTGGGAATGAGTTTGACCCAAGAGTCTATGAAGCGATTTTAATTATACTGAAAAACACAAAATCGTTGAATATTGAAAACGATGTAAGTAAAATTGTAGGCGTAAGCCCCCGGCACCTGCGCAGGTTGTTTGATTTTTATATTGGCCATAACATCAAATCATTCGCTCGGGTCGTTCGCTTTCAAAATTATCTGAGGGCTCACTCAGAATCGGTAAATATGGCACCAGGCTCGCTATACTATGATTTTGGCTATTATGATCAAGGACATTTTATTAAAGAGTTCAAAACATTCTCTGGCGACACTCCCTCGAAAACATTAAGCTTATCATCAAGACAACTGTATCTGCTGTCCTGA
- a CDS encoding outer membrane beta-barrel protein, which translates to MPIRTTEGWTMEMSLLGIYSQFNYTYIGRREQVRQFSGRLNASGSFIIGKGWTAEINGWINTPETIALRYFDWKGTLDAGIQKIFSPKLKARLSIQDIFHTNRSLAILDNPELKSTTTIRTDSRVVLLNLSWSLAIRS; encoded by the coding sequence TTGCCCATCCGCACCACCGAAGGTTGGACGATGGAAATGTCGTTACTGGGAATTTACAGCCAGTTTAACTATACGTATATAGGCAGGCGTGAGCAGGTCCGGCAATTCTCCGGACGTTTGAATGCATCCGGTTCTTTTATCATAGGGAAAGGCTGGACAGCGGAAATAAATGGCTGGATCAACACGCCCGAAACCATCGCTTTACGTTATTTCGACTGGAAAGGGACGCTTGACGCGGGCATTCAGAAAATTTTTTCTCCAAAATTAAAAGCCAGGCTGAGCATACAGGACATTTTCCACACCAACAGGAGCCTTGCCATTCTGGATAACCCCGAGCTTAAAAGTACGACCACGATCCGGACCGATTCGAGGGTTGTGCTGCTGAATCTGAGCTGGTCTTTGGCAATCAGAAGTTAA
- a CDS encoding PadR family transcriptional regulator produces the protein MRRTYLGEFEELVLLIISILGREAYGVTVSREIEQQTGRVVAFGSVHNTLIRLEEKGFVKSELGGATTERGGRRKRLFQVTALGKTALADIQQLRSRLWKLMPDDTLKLSDI, from the coding sequence ATGCGCAGAACGTATTTAGGTGAATTCGAAGAACTCGTATTGTTGATAATTTCTATTCTTGGAAGGGAAGCTTACGGCGTAACGGTTTCGCGGGAAATTGAGCAGCAGACGGGAAGGGTCGTCGCCTTTGGCTCTGTTCATAATACACTGATCCGCCTGGAAGAAAAAGGATTCGTAAAGTCTGAGTTGGGCGGGGCGACTACTGAGCGTGGCGGGAGGCGAAAACGCCTGTTTCAAGTCACTGCTTTGGGAAAAACCGCGCTGGCCGATATTCAGCAGCTGCGTAGCAGGCTTTGGAAGCTAATGCCCGATGACACGTTAAAGCTGAGCGACATATGA
- a CDS encoding SRPBCC family protein, which produces MEMQGKIIAPGVLYFERFFGSTLEKVWKYVTDSEKRGKWLAKGDMELFEEGRVDLYFMHNELSPTTAPVPERYRHMQDGHNFTGKVLHIKPPHLLSFTWEDGSEVTIELSEHNDGVLLRLTHRKLADDPATRLSVAAGWHTHMGILQNVLEGSIPPNFWLSFHNIQQVYEVHLPEGNRQ; this is translated from the coding sequence ATGGAAATGCAAGGTAAGATCATCGCTCCGGGCGTGTTGTATTTTGAGCGTTTTTTCGGCAGTACTCTTGAAAAGGTCTGGAAATACGTCACCGATTCCGAAAAACGGGGCAAATGGTTGGCAAAGGGTGATATGGAATTGTTCGAAGAGGGCAGGGTAGACTTGTATTTCATGCACAATGAGCTTAGCCCGACCACTGCCCCGGTACCTGAGCGATACCGGCACATGCAGGATGGGCACAACTTCACAGGCAAAGTTCTTCACATTAAGCCGCCGCATTTGCTATCATTTACATGGGAAGACGGCTCCGAGGTGACCATCGAGCTTTCAGAGCACAACGACGGCGTTTTATTGCGCCTTACACACCGCAAGCTTGCCGATGATCCGGCAACACGGTTGAGCGTAGCGGCGGGATGGCACACCCATATGGGAATTCTGCAAAATGTGTTAGAAGGGAGCATCCCTCCCAACTTTTGGCTGAGTTTTCACAACATTCAGCAGGTTTATGAGGTGCATTTACCAGAAGGAAACAGGCAATAA
- a CDS encoding PQQ-dependent sugar dehydrogenase has translation MKGTILLVCLLAGLQAFCQNAPTERQLIENTIELYFDGWATGDSAKLGRAMHASCFLKNYREGKFTSFSKSQYLGLFKPHDRPKNLRTNIVALDITNNMGSAKVEIINERETFTDYFNLMKTTEGWVIADKVSTRTPHKTNGTQAQKETVLDGLKRPWSIAFLSEDEVLISEKEGDLIKYNLQKKEKIRIKGFPTDLEDGLDGFGDNTGKFEVLTDPDFKTNKYIYLSYAAKAAAGRTTKIVRAVLENESLQQIKVLFVAEPYTDQRVHYGGGMLFGADGKLYFTIGERIFTEKDEPGIPIAQNVEDKRGKIYRINPDGTIPKDNPDFGNKATPGLYATGIRAAQGLTRDLHTGKIWFSEHGTHQGDEINVLKAGANYGWPMKTTGKYRYAEFAPKEIPGNSYTEPVWSWLQTVAPTGVHVYWGTEFAAWNRNLLVGGLSKGSVWRLVIEGETVKSAEELFTDDRVRIRKVIQSPSGKLYLLSDEVNGKLIRVKNGGV, from the coding sequence ATGAAAGGGACAATCTTACTTGTATGCTTATTGGCTGGTTTACAGGCCTTTTGCCAAAACGCTCCGACAGAGAGGCAATTAATCGAGAATACCATAGAACTGTATTTCGACGGCTGGGCAACAGGCGATAGCGCGAAGCTGGGCAGAGCGATGCATGCTTCATGTTTTTTGAAAAATTACCGGGAGGGAAAATTCACCAGTTTTTCAAAGAGTCAGTATCTAGGCTTATTCAAACCCCATGACCGGCCAAAAAATCTGCGTACGAACATTGTTGCTTTGGATATCACCAATAATATGGGGAGCGCAAAGGTTGAAATCATCAATGAACGGGAGACATTCACCGATTACTTCAACCTGATGAAAACTACCGAGGGCTGGGTGATTGCCGACAAAGTATCTACCCGCACACCCCATAAAACGAATGGAACGCAGGCTCAGAAAGAAACAGTTTTAGACGGTCTGAAGCGACCGTGGAGCATCGCTTTTCTTTCGGAAGACGAAGTGCTGATCTCAGAGAAAGAGGGCGATTTGATAAAATATAATTTACAAAAAAAAGAAAAAATCAGGATCAAGGGCTTTCCGACCGATCTGGAAGATGGCCTGGATGGTTTTGGCGATAACACAGGCAAATTTGAAGTGTTAACCGACCCGGATTTTAAAACCAACAAATACATTTACTTGTCTTACGCTGCCAAAGCGGCTGCCGGAAGGACTACGAAAATTGTCAGGGCAGTTCTTGAGAATGAATCTTTGCAACAAATCAAGGTGCTGTTCGTAGCGGAACCCTATACCGATCAGCGGGTCCATTATGGGGGAGGAATGCTTTTTGGAGCCGACGGCAAACTCTATTTTACAATCGGTGAAAGGATATTTACCGAGAAAGATGAACCAGGTATTCCCATCGCGCAGAATGTGGAAGACAAGCGAGGGAAAATCTACCGCATTAATCCCGACGGCACCATTCCAAAAGACAACCCGGACTTCGGAAATAAGGCAACCCCCGGTTTATATGCAACGGGCATCAGGGCGGCCCAGGGTCTGACACGTGACCTTCATACCGGCAAAATCTGGTTCAGTGAGCACGGAACACACCAGGGGGATGAGATTAATGTGCTGAAGGCTGGCGCCAATTACGGCTGGCCTATGAAGACTACGGGGAAGTACCGTTATGCCGAGTTTGCCCCCAAGGAGATTCCGGGAAATAGTTATACGGAGCCTGTCTGGTCGTGGTTACAAACGGTGGCGCCAACCGGCGTGCATGTGTATTGGGGCACCGAGTTTGCTGCATGGAACCGGAATTTGCTTGTCGGCGGATTATCAAAGGGTAGTGTATGGCGGCTGGTAATAGAAGGAGAAACCGTCAAAAGTGCCGAGGAGCTATTTACAGACGACCGGGTAAGAATACGGAAAGTGATCCAAAGCCCAAGCGGTAAATTGTATCTGCTTTCTGATGAAGTGAATGGGAAATTGATAAGGGTAAAAAATGGAGGGGTCTGA
- a CDS encoding helix-turn-helix domain-containing protein: MSFGDKLLFFFSALGAFNGLLLSINFFFFPAKKHLSNYLLGALLLMLSIRIGKSVAYFFDYDLPKLYLQVGLTACFLIGPFLYYYIKSETKQIRKLPRAWIWQLAGWLGTIVLVGAVYSYESFPWLWRRYIVPIIYLQWGVHIAFSIVLLMPLLKKMVRKEKLRPFENSLLVVCGGVFILFTSYVWAILDITKGSYINGAIYFSLIIYLVISILLYRKKTNDLSSFSAQKYGDKKLDPDEAQLIIGKLKNGMASKELFKNPDLKVNDLAREINVSGHQLSQLLNENMEKGFNLFVNEYRINEACKMLSTHPNLSIDAIGDEVGFNSKSTFFSTFKRIKGVSPSVYRASNSTDL, encoded by the coding sequence ATGAGCTTTGGTGATAAACTTTTATTCTTTTTCAGTGCGCTCGGAGCATTTAACGGGTTACTGCTCAGCATTAACTTTTTCTTTTTCCCGGCAAAAAAACACCTTTCCAATTACCTGCTGGGTGCACTATTGCTGATGTTGAGCATCCGGATCGGAAAATCTGTGGCCTATTTTTTTGATTACGATTTGCCCAAACTATATCTTCAGGTAGGATTAACTGCCTGTTTTCTGATTGGTCCTTTTTTGTATTACTACATCAAATCCGAAACCAAACAAATCAGGAAACTTCCCAGGGCATGGATATGGCAGCTGGCAGGCTGGTTAGGGACAATAGTATTGGTCGGCGCGGTGTATTCTTATGAAAGCTTTCCGTGGCTATGGAGGCGCTACATCGTGCCCATCATTTACCTGCAATGGGGCGTTCACATCGCATTTTCCATTGTGCTGTTAATGCCTCTTTTGAAAAAGATGGTTCGGAAAGAAAAGTTGAGACCTTTTGAAAACTCCCTTCTTGTCGTTTGTGGAGGTGTATTTATCCTGTTTACTTCATACGTCTGGGCGATCCTGGACATTACCAAAGGCAGCTACATAAATGGGGCAATCTATTTTTCCCTGATCATTTATCTTGTCATATCTATCCTGCTTTATCGTAAGAAAACCAACGATTTGTCTTCCTTTTCTGCTCAGAAATACGGCGACAAAAAGCTCGATCCGGACGAAGCTCAGCTTATTATAGGCAAATTGAAAAACGGTATGGCCAGCAAAGAACTCTTCAAAAACCCGGATCTAAAAGTCAACGACCTTGCCAGGGAGATTAACGTTTCCGGGCACCAGCTATCCCAGCTCTTGAATGAGAATATGGAGAAGGGCTTCAACCTTTTTGTCAATGAATACCGGATCAACGAAGCCTGTAAGATGCTATCGACACACCCCAATTTATCGATAGATGCGATCGGCGACGAGGTTGGGTTTAATTCCAAATCCACATTTTTCTCAACCTTTAAGAGGATCAAGGGCGTCAGTCCCAGCGTTTATAGAGCGTCAAACAGTACGGATTTATAA
- a CDS encoding adenylate kinase, translating to MKIHIMGASCAGSTTLGTALSEQLTIPYFDTDLFFWERSDIPYTVKRDPVIRNKMLSESLSALDHYIVGGSLIGWGEEWQNMFDLVVFLYVPQQVRLQRLVNRERERYGEVIYTDPHRNRLFKAFYSWASGYDDPLFTGRNVKNS from the coding sequence ATGAAAATCCACATAATGGGTGCATCCTGTGCGGGGTCGACGACGTTAGGCACGGCATTGTCTGAGCAGCTTACCATTCCCTATTTTGACACGGATCTATTCTTTTGGGAGCGATCGGATATTCCGTACACTGTAAAAAGGGATCCCGTAATTCGGAACAAAATGCTCAGCGAATCTTTGTCAGCATTAGATCACTACATTGTTGGTGGTTCACTGATCGGCTGGGGAGAGGAATGGCAGAACATGTTTGATCTCGTTGTCTTTCTATACGTTCCGCAGCAAGTCAGACTGCAACGATTGGTGAATCGGGAAAGGGAACGTTATGGTGAAGTTATTTACACGGACCCACATCGCAACAGGCTATTTAAAGCGTTTTATTCCTGGGCATCCGGATATGACGATCCGTTATTTACCGGACGTAATGTCAAAAATTCATGA
- a CDS encoding ABC transporter permease, whose product MNTPQPPRWAKTLLRWLHPENTIEEVEGDLDELYVYAYERSGKRQALLRYLLNVVSVLPPFVRRRPSAAKYNQPFSLSPDMLKNYFKIAWRNIVRQKAYSVLNIAGLSIGMACSILILLWVQNELSFDRFHARADQLFRLTCSAGDFKTAVSAAGMARGLQAQLPQIKGGVRISKPSPMLFEAGEKKVEEKRVFYADSNFLEVFSFPLLAGNAATALKDPGAIFITEEIAEKYYGTSDAIGKTIRINNNENFVIAGILANTPSNSHLQFDAIIPMKTMARWSQDIQNETWGNFNFYTYLELDAKTAASASAQQQLTQQIAKIFKDRGQAVKIDFQLQPLTDIHLHSNLQIDLPGHGNIQYVNVFFVVALFILIVACINFMNLATARSERRAKEVGLRKVVGANRHQLVFQFLGESLIFSFLSLVIAIGIVCLLLPVFTMLTEKTLAIHLLDGKLLLSLIGIAVLTGLLSGSYPALFLSGFAPVKVLKGKLRVAGGNLLFRNALVVTQFVVAIVLLVGTAVVYKQLDFIKKRNLGFDKSNLLYLPMSGELGEKKQALKASLAQNPLMENFTVISDLPTKLESGTIDVIWDGQTTRNQVVFPSLDVDENFVKVFKSQVLAGRGFDSAFSGDSSSYIVNEKAMQIMGMNVSNAVGQNLTFGERKGTIIGVVKDFHFKSLQYAMEPLILRLNKWGGVMVIRTTAGNNEQTIKALEKINQQLNPAFPFTFGFLDKDLDNLYRSEQQMGSIFNLFAGLAIFISCLGLYGLSAFMAEQRTKEIGVRKVLGATVAGVVGLLSRDFLKLILIAIVIAAPIAWYAMNKWLEGFAYQTTLEWWVIALAGMLATAIALFTISFQSIKAALMNPVKSLRSE is encoded by the coding sequence ATGAACACACCCCAACCGCCGCGATGGGCAAAAACGCTGCTTCGCTGGCTGCACCCTGAAAATACGATTGAGGAAGTGGAAGGTGACCTGGACGAATTATATGTGTATGCTTATGAGCGTTCCGGGAAAAGACAGGCACTGCTGCGTTACCTGCTGAATGTCGTTTCTGTTCTTCCGCCATTTGTACGCCGACGTCCCAGTGCCGCAAAATATAATCAACCATTTTCTCTTAGCCCTGATATGTTAAAAAACTATTTTAAAATCGCCTGGCGGAACATTGTCCGTCAAAAAGCCTACTCCGTACTGAACATTGCCGGTTTATCCATTGGCATGGCATGCAGCATTCTGATCCTTTTATGGGTTCAGAACGAATTGAGTTTCGACCGCTTTCATGCCCGTGCGGACCAGCTGTTTCGGCTAACGTGTAGTGCCGGTGACTTCAAAACGGCCGTGAGTGCGGCGGGAATGGCCAGGGGATTGCAGGCGCAGTTGCCCCAGATCAAAGGCGGGGTAAGGATTAGCAAACCCAGTCCGATGCTGTTTGAAGCGGGAGAAAAAAAGGTGGAAGAAAAACGCGTGTTTTATGCCGATTCCAATTTTTTGGAAGTTTTCTCATTTCCCCTGCTGGCGGGAAATGCAGCTACGGCCCTGAAAGATCCGGGAGCGATATTTATAACCGAAGAAATTGCAGAGAAATATTACGGGACGAGCGACGCAATAGGCAAGACCATCCGCATTAACAACAACGAAAACTTTGTCATTGCAGGCATTCTGGCCAATACGCCTTCGAATTCGCATTTACAGTTCGATGCAATTATTCCCATGAAAACCATGGCCAGATGGAGCCAGGATATACAAAATGAAACCTGGGGCAATTTTAACTTTTATACTTATCTCGAACTCGATGCAAAAACAGCTGCATCTGCTTCCGCCCAACAGCAACTCACGCAACAAATAGCCAAAATTTTCAAGGACCGCGGCCAGGCGGTTAAAATTGACTTCCAGCTTCAACCACTCACGGATATCCACCTGCATTCCAATTTGCAGATAGACCTTCCCGGGCATGGTAACATCCAGTATGTGAATGTTTTCTTTGTCGTCGCGCTCTTTATTCTAATCGTAGCCTGCATCAATTTCATGAACCTCGCAACGGCACGTTCCGAACGCAGAGCGAAGGAAGTTGGGCTACGGAAGGTAGTGGGCGCGAATCGCCACCAGCTTGTATTTCAATTCCTTGGCGAATCGCTCATCTTTTCATTCCTCTCGCTGGTGATCGCAATCGGGATCGTATGTCTGCTGCTGCCTGTTTTCACAATGCTTACAGAAAAAACCCTTGCCATCCATTTGCTGGACGGAAAACTATTGCTGAGCCTGATCGGCATTGCGGTATTGACTGGCCTGCTTTCGGGCAGCTATCCCGCACTATTCCTTTCGGGGTTTGCGCCGGTGAAGGTGCTGAAAGGTAAGCTGAGGGTCGCTGGTGGCAACCTGCTTTTTCGGAATGCGCTGGTGGTGACGCAATTTGTGGTCGCTATTGTGCTGCTTGTTGGCACTGCGGTGGTTTACAAACAGCTGGATTTTATCAAAAAACGGAACCTGGGTTTTGATAAATCCAACCTGCTATATCTGCCTATGAGCGGTGAGCTTGGTGAAAAAAAACAGGCATTGAAAGCGTCACTGGCGCAAAATCCGCTTATGGAAAATTTCACCGTCATTTCAGATCTGCCAACAAAGCTCGAATCCGGCACTATTGATGTAATTTGGGATGGACAAACCACGCGTAACCAGGTCGTTTTTCCCTCGCTGGATGTGGATGAAAATTTCGTCAAAGTCTTTAAATCGCAAGTACTGGCGGGCCGCGGTTTCGACAGCGCATTTTCGGGCGACAGTTCCAGCTATATAGTCAATGAAAAAGCAATGCAGATCATGGGAATGAACGTGAGCAATGCAGTGGGACAAAACCTGACTTTTGGCGAGAGAAAGGGGACGATCATTGGTGTTGTCAAGGATTTCCATTTCAAATCCCTGCAATACGCGATGGAGCCGCTAATCTTACGCCTCAACAAATGGGGCGGCGTGATGGTGATCCGCACTACTGCCGGCAATAACGAGCAGACTATCAAAGCATTGGAAAAGATCAATCAACAACTTAACCCCGCCTTCCCATTCACATTTGGTTTTCTGGACAAGGATTTGGATAATCTTTACCGCAGCGAGCAGCAAATGGGGAGTATTTTCAATTTGTTTGCCGGGCTGGCCATTTTCATTTCCTGTCTGGGTTTGTACGGACTTTCCGCCTTCATGGCCGAGCAACGCACCAAGGAGATTGGCGTACGGAAAGTGCTCGGTGCGACCGTCGCTGGTGTTGTGGGGTTGCTTTCCCGCGATTTTTTGAAGCTGATACTGATCGCCATCGTCATTGCCGCACCGATTGCGTGGTATGCCATGAATAAATGGTTAGAGGGATTTGCCTATCAAACCACTCTCGAATGGTGGGTCATCGCTTTGGCAGGAATGTTGGCAACCGCCATTGCATTGTTTACAATTAGTTTTCAGAGTATTAAGGCGGCGCTGATGAATCCGGTTAAGAGTTTGCGGAGCGAGTAG
- a CDS encoding LIC_13387 family protein, whose protein sequence is MSLFYYRVFDFILSFATERHPNTYRMQNVQRATLRQALNMEISINKNQVARICLILASVILLFFGILHLHGTFFSTDLYPSDLGLIEKLKTATIQMDESGIIWKLWIGFNAMFSVGLIFIGSVNLYLSTKHFEFIRGNNPILTLTICSNIFFVWIGNRYMISDFAISMAIPLIFFAIGYLIIQLKRLTT, encoded by the coding sequence ATGTCCCTTTTTTACTATAGAGTCTTTGACTTTATTTTAAGCTTTGCAACCGAAAGGCATCCGAATACATATAGAATGCAAAATGTACAACGGGCAACATTAAGACAGGCACTAAATATGGAAATCTCAATCAACAAAAATCAAGTGGCTAGAATTTGCCTGATACTGGCATCTGTCATTCTATTATTTTTCGGGATATTGCATTTACACGGCACCTTTTTTTCAACGGATCTTTATCCAAGCGATTTAGGTTTAATTGAGAAGCTTAAAACAGCTACAATTCAAATGGATGAATCCGGAATTATCTGGAAGTTGTGGATAGGATTTAATGCGATGTTTAGTGTTGGTCTTATTTTTATAGGTTCCGTAAATTTATACCTGTCTACTAAACACTTCGAATTTATAAGAGGCAATAACCCTATTTTGACGTTGACTATTTGCTCAAACATATTCTTTGTATGGATAGGTAACCGTTATATGATATCTGACTTTGCCATTAGCATGGCCATACCGCTTATATTTTTTGCAATCGGATATTTGATAATTCAATTAAAACGCCTAACTACCTAA
- a CDS encoding DUF3244 domain-containing protein yields MKIKLSVFACYIFLHTVFDSRAYPIDHGSTKSFEWAIFPLKDGRLRVNITNHQLERMVVIIKNEKGEVIQKNFIDKKTEKPAISYDISSLESGNYKVHLLSKSGAETKDFQLNIVRAQSRFLTIK; encoded by the coding sequence ATGAAAATTAAACTTAGTGTATTTGCGTGTTACATCTTTTTACATACTGTGTTCGACTCCAGAGCCTATCCTATTGACCACGGAAGCACAAAATCTTTCGAGTGGGCCATCTTTCCCTTGAAGGATGGCAGGTTAAGGGTAAATATCACTAATCACCAGCTGGAAAGAATGGTGGTGATCATTAAGAATGAAAAAGGCGAAGTAATTCAAAAAAACTTTATAGACAAAAAAACAGAAAAACCAGCAATCAGCTATGATATTTCAAGTTTGGAAAGCGGAAATTATAAAGTGCATCTGCTCAGCAAAAGTGGCGCCGAAACCAAAGATTTTCAACTTAATATAGTAAGGGCACAAAGCCGGTTCCTCACTATAAAGTGA
- a CDS encoding SRPBCC family protein, translating to MEQKSNIPTVTAQMLIRQPAHTVFEAFVDPEITRHFWFTKGSGMLKKGQHITWEWDMYGVSIAVFVEEIIADRFIQIQWDEPSTMVRFEFREIAGLGTYVEITNTGFQQQNAELWEAINNNTGGFTTVLDGAKAYLEHGIELNLIADKFPSQATSH from the coding sequence ATGGAACAAAAATCAAACATCCCCACGGTAACCGCACAAATGCTCATCCGCCAACCGGCCCATACCGTCTTTGAAGCATTTGTTGACCCAGAGATTACACGACATTTCTGGTTCACCAAAGGAAGCGGAATGCTTAAAAAAGGCCAGCATATTACCTGGGAATGGGACATGTACGGTGTCTCCATAGCTGTTTTTGTGGAAGAAATCATTGCAGATCGATTTATACAAATCCAGTGGGACGAACCGTCGACGATGGTCCGATTTGAATTTCGTGAGATCGCCGGGCTCGGCACCTATGTTGAGATCACTAATACGGGTTTTCAGCAGCAGAATGCGGAGCTATGGGAAGCGATCAACAATAATACCGGCGGTTTTACAACCGTACTGGATGGAGCCAAGGCATATTTAGAGCATGGTATTGAGCTCAATCTGATCGCTGACAAATTTCCGTCCCAGGCAACTTCTCATTGA
- a CDS encoding carboxypeptidase-like regulatory domain-containing protein, producing MKKIIQRTAGLLVHTLFTSFVIQDVFCQSITGKIQEVGGAPLTGVNVLLLSDGDSTLIKSAVSDPSGVYVLENVSPGHYMISASILGFKRAYLLPVVISKKGEVVQVADFIMESLTTQLNEVAVTAKRPFVEQQTDRTVINVANSIIAGGGTALEVLEKAPGVDGSRPISRKLRKIASI from the coding sequence ATGAAAAAAATTATCCAGAGAACAGCTGGGTTACTTGTCCACACCCTTTTTACTTCCTTTGTTATTCAAGATGTTTTTTGTCAGTCGATTACGGGTAAAATCCAGGAAGTCGGAGGCGCGCCGCTTACTGGCGTGAATGTACTTTTGCTTAGCGACGGAGATTCGACCTTGATAAAAAGCGCTGTTTCCGATCCTTCCGGCGTTTATGTTTTAGAAAATGTGAGCCCTGGTCATTATATGATATCAGCAAGCATCCTGGGTTTTAAAAGGGCCTATCTTCTGCCTGTCGTTATTTCAAAAAAAGGGGAAGTCGTTCAGGTCGCCGATTTTATAATGGAAAGCCTGACAACCCAGCTCAATGAGGTGGCGGTGACAGCTAAGCGACCATTTGTTGAGCAGCAAACAGACCGCACCGTTATCAATGTTGCCAACAGCATCATTGCCGGGGGCGGGACGGCGCTCGAAGTCCTGGAAAAAGCGCCCGGCGTGGACGGTTCTAGACCGATTTCCCGAAAACTTCGGAAAATCGCAAGCATATAA
- a CDS encoding ArsR/SmtB family transcription factor: MVARRDVFQAIADPTRRAMIGLLAIKTLTINEVAGNFGMSQPAISKHMHILTECGLVVMVKIGREKHCRANLKGLEEVTRWAEQYRVFWNQRLDALEDLLNADGE, from the coding sequence ATGGTTGCAAGAAGAGACGTTTTTCAGGCCATTGCCGACCCTACCCGCAGGGCCATGATCGGTTTGTTGGCCATTAAGACATTGACTATCAATGAAGTGGCAGGTAATTTTGGCATGAGCCAGCCAGCCATTTCCAAGCACATGCATATTCTGACAGAGTGCGGACTGGTTGTGATGGTTAAGATTGGCAGGGAAAAGCACTGCCGGGCCAACCTCAAAGGATTGGAAGAAGTGACCCGTTGGGCAGAGCAATACCGGGTATTCTGGAACCAGCGGCTGGACGCATTGGAAGATCTGTTGAACGCTGATGGCGAATGA
- a CDS encoding DUF2306 domain-containing protein, translated as MALITFFSLHGQALGKYFELRWFLIAHITAGGGALVMGFIQFWPKLRKYSWKLHRVIGLLYLMAILVSSLCAMVLAFSTAYEVNWAYAFSLQVWVGVWISSTAIAFLCCLAKKISDPSGMDG; from the coding sequence ATGGCGCTGATCACTTTCTTCTCCTTACACGGGCAAGCCTTAGGGAAATACTTCGAATTGCGTTGGTTTCTGATCGCACACATTACTGCTGGTGGTGGAGCATTGGTGATGGGTTTCATTCAGTTCTGGCCCAAACTCAGAAAGTATAGCTGGAAACTGCACCGGGTTATCGGGCTGCTGTATCTGATGGCGATCCTTGTAAGCAGTTTATGCGCTATGGTCCTGGCATTCAGCACGGCATATGAAGTTAATTGGGCGTATGCGTTTTCTTTACAGGTTTGGGTAGGGGTCTGGATCAGCTCCACGGCCATCGCTTTTTTATGCTGCCTTGCAAAGAAAATTTCAGATCCATCAGGAATGGATGGTTAG